One window from the genome of Podospora pseudocomata strain CBS 415.72m chromosome 6, whole genome shotgun sequence encodes:
- the EFT2 gene encoding translation elongation factor 2 (EggNog:ENOG503NW98; COG:J): MGGSGQKFETITTVVAGVASIIATLLSIVSIWLQTKNYRKPLLQRYVVRILLMVPIYSIASWSSMVSRTAADILDPIRDIYEAFTIYTFFQLLINYLSGERALIIMTHGRKPVHHVWPLNHVLPPFDISDPHTFLAIKRGILQYAWLKPLLALATVIMKATGTFHDGRIQLDSGYLWSGLIYNASVTISLYALGLFWVCMNDDLKPFRPMPKFLCVKLVIFASYWQGFALSILVWLGVIPEGADKSSESMAAAIQDFLICIEMPAFAIAHWYAFSWHDFADNRISSARMPVLYAARDAFGIRDLIQDSKETFSGDKYGYRVFDSGDKIMAHEASRSRLARIKEGMRYERGGKGKYWIPRPDEINQTTPLLGNNGGPSRRNGSQSPHTNDQDELILDPDEEALYNSARKLEFGDWNYPVITANQPASERYRSPFPSPYQQSPSRRTPDGSFYQRSSTSSVPSLNSNAAIDRRKKQAPEGPQAGIDDKKGKNKAKGSSSTGVGGADPLEIAYGPTIGTHKEITEDDFNVDVESGLHKPQDHEFVEPHPTPPPREDDESPINEERGQWERSDGDGADDSHKSPHFTIDEIRALMDKPTNVRNMSVIAHVDHGKSTLTDSLLAKAGIISSGKAGEARATDTRADEQERGITIKSTAISLYGTLPEEEDLKDIVGQKTDGKDFLINLIDSPGHVDFSSEVTAALRVTDGALVVVDTVEGVCVQTETVLRQALGERIKPVIIINKVDRALLELQVSKEDLYQSFSRTIESVNVIISTYFDKSLGDVQVYPDKGTVAFGSGLHGWAFTIRQFATRYAKKFGVDRNKMMERLWGDNYFNPKTKKWTKNGTADGGAQLERAFCQFILDPIFKIFAAVMNFKKDEVTTLLEKLNLKLAVDDREKEGKQLLKAVMRTFLPAADCLLEMMILHLPSPVTAQKYRVETLYEGPADDEAAVGIRDCDPKGPLMLYVSKMVPTSDKGRFYAFGRVFSGTVRSGLKVRIQGPNYTPGKKEDLFIKAIQRTVLMMGGKVEPIDDMPAGNIVGLVGVDQFLLKSGTLTTIDTAHNLKVMKFSVSPVVQRSVQVKNAQDLPKLVEGLKRLSKSDPCVLTMTNESGEHVVAGAGELHLEICLKDLEEDHAGVPLIISDPVVQYRESVTTKSSMTALSKSPNKHNRLYMVAEPIEEELSGAIEAGRINPRDDFKARARVLADDFGWDVTDARKIWAFGPDGNGANLLVDQTKAVQYLNEIKDSVVSGFQWATREGPVAEEPMRSIRFNILDVTLHADAIHRGGGQVIPTARRVLYASALLAEPCLLEPVFLVEIQVPEQAMGGVYGVLTRRRGHVFAEEQRPGTPLFNIKAYLPVMESFGFNADLRQGTSGQAFPQSVFDHWQQFPGGNPIDATSKAGQLVQTMRKRKGLKVEVPGVDNYYDKL; the protein is encoded by the exons ATGGGGGGCTCAGGTCAGAAGTTCGAGACCATCACAActgtggttgctggtgtCGCGTCCATTATCGCGACCTTGTTGTCTATTGT ATCGATATGGCTGCAGAC TAAGAATTACCGGAAGCCGTTGCTACAACGCTATGTCGTCCGCATCCTCCTAATGGTCCCCATTTACTCCATTGCCTCGTGGTCCAGCATGGTCTCGCGAACAGCCGCCGACATACTCGACCCGATACGAGATATCTACGAGGCCTTCACGATCTACACCTTTTTCCAGCTCTTGATCAACTACCTTAGTGGTGAGAGGGCATTGATTATCATGACACATGGTCGGAAGCCTGTTCACCACGTATGGCCCCTGAACCATGTGCTACCTCCCTTCGACATATCTGACCCGCATaccttcctcgccatcaaACGCGGTATTCTACAGTATGCGTGGCTCAAGCCTTTGCTTGCACTAGCGACGGTCATCATGAAGGCTACTGGTACATTCCACGACGGCAGAATTCAACTCGACTCGGGATACCTTTGGAGCGGTCTTATCTACAACGCCAGTGTGACTATCAGTCTGTATGCTCTGGGCCTCTTCTGGGTCTGCATGAATGACGATCTCAAGCCTTTCCGGCCGATGCCCAAGTTCTTGTGCGTCAAGCTTGTGATTTTTGCCTCGTATTGGCAAGGCTTTGCCTTGTCGATATTGGTTTGGCTCGGTGTCATCCCAGAGGGCGCCGACAAGTCTTCAGAGAGTATGGCTGCTGCCATTCAGGATTTTTTGATATGCATCGAGATGCCGGCCTTTGCCATCGCTCACTGGTATGCTTTTTCGTGGCACGATTTTGCCGACAACAGGATTTCTTCGGCAAGAATGCCTGTACTGTATGCTGCGAGAGATGCTTTCGGAATCCGCGACCTCATTCAGGACTCCAAGGAGACATTCTCAGGAGACAAATACGGCTATCGAGTCTTTGATTCTGGGGACAAGATCATGGCCCATGAAGCCTCCCGATCACGACTGGCTCGCATCAAGGAAGGCATGCGCTATGAAAGGGGAGGCAAGGGCAAATACTGGATTCCGAGGCCTGATGAGATCAACCAGACGACACCTCTGCTCGGTAACAACGGCGGGCCAAGTCGTCGAAACGGGTCTCAGTCACCACATACTAACGATCAAGATGAGTTGATACTTGATCCAGATGAAGAAGCTCTCTACAACAGTGCCAGGAAGCTTGAGTTTGGGGATTGGAAC TACCCGGTCATCACAGCAAATCAGCCAGCAAGTGAGAGGTACCGGTCGCCGTTCCCCAGCCCATATCAACAAAGCCCCTCACGACGTACACCCGATGGTAGCTTTTACCAGCGCTCTTCCACAAGCTCGGTTCCTTCGTTGAATTCGAATGCGGCAATAGACCGCAGAAAGAAGCAAGCACCAGAAGGACCACAAGCTGGTATCGATGACAAGAAAGGAAAGAACAAGGCCAAGGGGTCCAGCTCAActggagttggtggtgctgatcCACTCGAAATTGCCTATGGTCCAACAATAGGAACGCACAAAGAGATTACCGAGGACGACTTTAACGTTGATGTCGAAAGCGGCTTGCACAAACCACAAGATCATGAGTTTGTTGAGCCTCATCCTACGCCTCCTCCAcgggaggatgacgagagcCCGATCAATGAGGAACGTGGACAATGGGAACggagtgatggtgatggtgcagATGACAGCCACAAAAGCCCCCA CTTCACTATCGACGAGATCCGTGCCTTGATGG ACAAGCCCACGAACGTGCGCAACATGTCCGTCATTGCGCACGTCGATCACGGCAAGTCCACCCTGACCGACTCTCTGCTGGCCAAGGCTGGTATTATCTCCTCGGGAAAGGCCGGTGAGGCTCGTGCGACAGATACCAGAGCCGACGAGCAAGAACGTGGTATCACCATCAAGTCCACTGCCATCTCCCTGTATGGTACTCttcccgaggaggaggatctcAAGGACATTGTTGGCCAGAAGACCGACG GCAAGGATTTCTTGATCAACTTGATCGACTCGCCCGGTCACGTTGATTTCTCTTCTGAAGTCACTGCCGCTCTCCGTGTCACCGATGGTgctctcgtcgtcgtcgacacCGTCGAGGGTGTGTGCGTCCAGACCGAGACTGTGCTCCGCCAGGCTCTCGGTGAGCGCATCAAGCCCgttatcatcatcaacaaggTCGATCGCGCTCTTCTCGAGCTCCAGGTCTCCAAGGAGGATCTTTACCAGTCCTTCTCCCGTACCATCGAGTCCGTCAAcgtcatcatctccacctaCTTCGACAAGTCGCTGGGTGATGTCCAGGTCTACCCCGACAAGGGCACCGTCGCCTTCGGTTCCGGTCTCCACGGCTGGGCTTTCACCATCCGTCAGTTCGCTACCCGTTACGCCAAGAAGTTTGGTGTCGACCGCaacaagatgatggagcGTCTCTGGGGCGACAACTActtcaaccccaagaccaagaagtgGACCAAGAACGGCACCGCTGACGGTGGTGCTCAGCTCGAGCGCGCTTTCTGCCAATTCATCTTGGACCCCATCTTCAAGATCTTCGCCGCTGTCATGAACTTCAAGAAGGACGAGGTTACTACCCtcctcgagaagctcaaccTCAAGCTCGCTGTCGATGACcgtgagaaggagggcaagcAGCTCCTCAAGGCTGTCATGCGCACTTTCCTTCCCGCCGCTGACTGcttgttggagatgatgattctTCACCTTCCTTCCCCCGTCACTGCCCAGAAGTACCGTGTCGAGACTCTCTACGAGGGTCCCGCTGATGACGAGGCTGCCGTCGGTATCCGTGACTGCGACCCCAAGGGTCCTCTCATGCTTTACGTCTCCAAGATGGTTCCCACTTCCGATAAGGGTCGTTTCTACGCTTTCGGTCGTGTCTTCTCCGGTACCGTCCGTTCCGGTCTCAAGGTCCGCATCCAGGGCCCCAACTACACCCccggcaagaaggaggatctCTTCATCAAGGCCATTCAGCGCACCGTCCTCATGATGGGTGGCAAGGTCGAGCCTATCGATGATATGCCCGCTGGTAACATTGTCGgcttggttggtgttgatcaGTTCTTGCTCAAGTCTGGtaccctcaccaccatcgacacCGCCCACAACCTCAAGGTCATGAAGTTCTCCGTCTCCCCCGTCGTGCAGCGCTCCGTCCAGGTCAAGAACGCCCAGGATCTTCCCAAGCTTGTCGAAGGTCTCAAGCGTCTCTCCAAGTCCGACCCTTGCGTCCTTACCATGACCAACGAGTCCGGTGAGCACGtcgttgctggtgctggtgagcTCCATCTCGAGATTTGCTTGAAGGATCTCGAGGAGGACCACGCTGGTGTccctctcatcatctccgACCCCGTCGTCCAGTACCGTGAGTCCGTCACTACCAAGTCCAGCATGACTGCTCTCTCCAAGTCCCCCAACAAGCACAACCGTCTCTACATGGTTGCTGAGCCCATTGAGGAGGAACTTTCCGGTGCTATCGAGGCCGGCCGCATCAACCCCCGTGATGATTTCAAGGCCCGTGCCCGTGTCCTTGCCGATGACTTCGGCTGGGATGTCACCGATGCCCGCAAGATCTGGGCTTTCGGTCCCGATGGCAACGGTGCCAACTTGCTCGTCGACCAGACCAAGGCCGTCCAGTACCTCAACGAAATCAAGGACTCCGTCGTCTCTGGTTTCCAGTGGGCCACCCGTGAGGGTCCCGTTGCTGAGGAGCCCATGCGCAGCATCCGCTTCAACATCCTCGATGTTACCCTCCACGCCGATGCTATCcatcgtggtggtggccaggtTATCCCTACTGCTCGTCGTGTCCTGTACGCTTCTGCTCTTCTTGCCGAGCCCTGCCTTCTCGAGCCCGTCTTCTTGGTCGAGATTCAGGTCCCCGAGCAGGCCATGGGCGGTGTCTACGGCGTCCTTACCCGCCGCAGAGGTCACGTCTTCGCCGAGGAGCAGCGCCCCGGCACTCCTCTTTTCAACATCAAGGCCTACCTCCCAGTCATGGAGTCCTTCGGTTTCAACGCCGATCTCCGCCAGGGTACTTCCGGCCAGGCTTTCCCCCAGTCCGTCTTCGACCATTGGCAACAATTCCCCGGTGGCAACCCCATCGATGCCACCTCCAAGGCCGGTCAGCTCGTCCAGACCATGCGCAAGCGCAAGGGTCTCAAGGTCGAGGTTCCCGGTGTCGACAAC TACTACGACAAGCTTTAA
- a CDS encoding hypothetical protein (EggNog:ENOG503P50C) → MAPKRPNEGGDAADKFTKKLRQGFRVGPDNLPDGAWKRKVTKIKKDLITKAKIKKKYSKIKAAHASEPTPALPELPPSPIIHPAGAPSEPTPNSPSQTGPAPEPDLHPDRLHLLTTDEPPNPNANAPDFPPLPKRNNGDRSRGKNQKQRKPNYYEKELAKAAELNAKQEARNAEFARRQKEREDRIKQREKWKRQMDKAKRPDKNGKMRLGRESKILLEKVERLVEGK, encoded by the exons atGGCACCCAAGCGCCCCAACGAAGGCGGCGACGCCGCCGACAAGTTCACAAAGAAACTCCGCCAGGGCTTCCGAGTAGGCCCCGATAACCTCCCCGACGGCGCCTGGAAGCGCAAGG TGACCAAAATCAAAAAAgacctcatcaccaaagccaaaattaaaaaaaaatactCCAAAATCAAAGCCGCCCACGCCTCCgaacccacccccgccctccccgaGCTCCCACCCTCTCCTATAATCCACCCAGCAGGCGCGCCCTCCGAACCAACACCCAACTCACCCTCCCAAACTGGCCCAGCTCCCGAGCCAGACCTCCACCCCgaccgcctccacctcctcacaacCGACgaaccccccaatcccaacgCCAACGCTCCTgacttcccccctctccccaaacgCAACAACGGGGACCGCTCCCGCGGCAAAAACCAAAAGCAGCGCAAACCCAACTACTACGAAAAAGAACTCGCCAAAGCGGCTGAACTCAATGCAAAACAGGAAGCCCGCAACGCCGAATTTGCCCGGAGGCAAAAGGAACGCGAAGACAGGATCAAGCAGAGAGAAAAGTGGAAAAGGCAAATGGACAAGGCCAAGAGGCCGGACAAGAACGGCAAGATGAGACTCGGAAGGGAGAGCAAGATACTCCTGGAaaaggtggagaggttggttgaggggAAATAA
- a CDS encoding hypothetical protein (EggNog:ENOG503NV5I; COG:S) has protein sequence MPMLREDDAGQQDAVPDVPDHVEDNFTRIIPPQLQAGLPRSLSRKLSEESIRTELCEGPIPDSPPVPFKSTTPEPPSHAVSDRAELIERIKRGESPTWVPNRHLGSLFQQDNISLPPRTPPPPPPPPASMSPGLLPPPTITPEKKDGVVVGLQPDAQLQEGLNIERPRSALHSGNFTPQELSPGEVEKEARQSHHNPFQPPSSAPWIATSPPRDFHPFGYGNAAASHRKDAFDYRKEAFGTPGTPSLSSSLSSSFVYKPPTSPLVQSEINEEIDLALPLNSINIASSSPRVSPRRHTLNFGPSSFNNVAGQRQVAQRREGNHPYQAHQPRRSLNSTPVFSFAGSPPPPPPPTPWSARRPSVGSEASPLHHASLVGSYEESILRGRMSTTPSKPLEFMAQIGVLGLGKCKSSLRCPPHVTLPFSAVFYSYASTSHGRSKTDDGPSPYVGNIDLENGLTNSDEGQRAKRKLQSRYPERKVTAAEDDDDETGDHLSDSSKYPTNNNNNNNNNNNNNNNNNNNNNNNNNNNNNNNNNNNSKKRRSRSPKSPPGGRYRIPEKGQLQIIIKNQNKTAVKLFLVPYDLAGMEPGTKTFVRQRSYSAGPILETKVPDIKPVVDANTLGSDRATLRYLVHLHICCPAKGRYYLYKSIRVVFANRVPDGKEKLRNEITHPDPRFSPYKPVRVMGPSPVVGGGQGERRRSVGFALQQQQQQQQQQDQPRVAFGASGSLPRGFQQPLQQTPERGGDNMEEGISPMLGVQMTGLVAASYDKLSKGAVGYGGNTTVGSTPSAGLLSQRLRSLGEQDRRPFQQPNSELA, from the coding sequence ATGCCCATGCTGCGAGAAGACGACGCAGGCCAGCAAGATGCTGTGCCAGATGTGCCGGATCATGTCGAAGATAATTTCACCAGAATAATTCCTCCACAGTTGCAAGCGGGTCTCCCAAGGTCATTGAGCAGGAAACTGTCAGAAGAAAGTATCAGAACCGAGTTGTGTGAGGGACCTATACCGGATAGCCCTCCCGTCCCTTTCAAGTCGACCACGCCTGAGCCACCATCACATGCCGTCTCTGACCGCGCCGAGTTGATTGAACGCATCAAGAGAGGGGAAAGCCCTACCTGGGTGCCCAATCGTCATCTGGGATCGTTGTTCCAGCAAGACAATATCTCGCTGCCGCCTCGaacaccgccaccaccaccaccaccacctgcgtCCATGTCCCCGGGGCTACTACCTCCCCCTACCATAACACCCGAGAAaaaggatggggttgtggtcGGGCTGCAACCTGATGCTCAACTTCAGGAAGGACTAAATATCGAAAGACCACGATCCGCGCTCCATAGCGGCAATTTCACACCGCAAGAGCTGTCTCCTGGTGAGGTAGAGAAGGAAGCGAGGCAAAGTCATCACAACCCCTTTCAACCGCCCAGCAGTGCTCCATGGATTGcgacctcaccaccaagagaCTTTCATCCCTTTGGTTACGGGAATGCAGCTGCAAGCCACCGCAAGGATGCGTTCGACTACCGCAAGGAGGCCTTTGGTACACCAGGAACACCTTCACTTAGCTCATCTCTTTCATCAAGCTTTGTCTACAAGCCACCAACGAGTCCGCTTGTTCAATCAGAGATCAACGAGGAAATCGACTTGGCGCTACCTTTGAATAGTATCAATATTGCTTCGAGTAGTCCCCGGGTGAGCCCACGAAGGCACACACTCAACTTCGGAccatcctccttcaacaaTGTGGCTGGCCAGAGACAAGTGGCCCAACGTCGTGAGGGTAATCACCCATATCAAgcccaccaacctcgacgaTCTCTGAATTCAACTCCTGTATTTTCCTTTGCCggctcaccaccaccaccaccaccacccaccccttgGAGTGCAAGACGACCGTCGGTGGGCTCAGAGGCATCCCCTCTCCATCACGCCTCCCTAGTCGGATCCTACGAGGAGAGCATCCTCCGAGGTCGCAtgtcaaccaccccctccaaacctctAGAATTCATGGCCCAAATCGGAGTTCTCGGTCTAGGAAAATGCAAGTCCAGCCTCCGCTGCCCACCACAtgtcaccctccccttctcggCCGTCTTTTACAGTTACGCCAGCACCTCCCATGGCAGAAGCAAAACAGACGATGGCCCAAGTCCATACGTAGGGAATATCGATCTCGAGAATGGACTCACCAACTCCGACGAGGGCCAAAGAGCAAAGAGGAAACTCCAGTCACGATACCCCGAGCGGAAGgtcacagcagcagaagatgatgatgacgaaacCGGCGACCACCTCTCCGACAGTAGCAAAtacccaaccaacaacaacaacaacaacaacaacaacaacaacaacaacaataacaacaacaacaacaacaacaacaacaacaacaacaacaacaacaacaacaacaacaacaacagcaagaaacgccgctcccgctcccccaAATCACCCCCCGGGGGTCGGTACCGCATCCCGGAAAAGGGACAACtccaaatcatcatcaagaaccaaaacaaaacggCGGTCAAGCTCTTTCTTGTCCCTTACGACCTTGCGGGGATGGAGCCAGGGACGAAAACTTTTGTCAGGCAGAGGAGTTACTCGGCCGGTCCGATACTGGAGACTAAAGTCCCTGATATCAAACCTGTCGTCGACGCCAACACGTTGGGTAGTGACAGGGCGACGCTTCGTTATTTGGTTCACTTGCATATTTGCTGCCCGGCAAAGGGGAGGTATTATTTGTATAAATCGATCAGGGTAGTGTTTGCCAATAGGGTTCCCGATgggaaggagaagctcaGGAATGAGATTACGCATCCCGATCCGAGGTTCTCGCCTTATAAgccggtgagggtgatgggtcCTTCTccggtggtgggtgggggtcagggtgagaggaggaggagtgttGGGTTTGCtttgcagcagcaacaacaacaacaacaacaacaagatcaaccGCGGGTGGCTTTCGGTGCTTCTGGGAGTCTGCCGAGGGGGTTTCAGCAGCCATTGCAACAAACAccggagagggggggtgatAATATGGAGGAGGGTATATCGCCTATGTTGGGGGTGCAAATGACTGGTTTGGTTGCAGCGAGTTATGATAAACTCAGCAAGGGAGCTGTTGGTTATGGCGGGAACACCACTGTGGGAAGCACACCGTCGGCGGGACTGCTGTCTCAAAGGCTGAGGTCGCTCGGGGAGCAAGATAGACGGCCGTTTCAGCAGCCAAATTCGGAGTTAGcatga
- a CDS encoding hypothetical protein (COG:S; EggNog:ENOG503Q36B), which translates to MPVRNAPLRPLIKALSLSSASPTLLTSPPTTSYAFRRLFSNTARRNADFTHAVIGGGVVGLAIAQSLARKHPSSSTLLLERHDAIGTETSSRNSEVIHAGIYYGADSLKTSLCLRGKELLYSLCAKHDIPHRRTGKWIVAQNDLQLAALEQIHNFCQNELHVPIEWVSLETARKREPAVRAEKAILESPTTGIIDSHALMLTLLGLFEEAGGTLALSSDVKGITPLGNKGSSGWELVVSDPSGETSAITTETLINAAGLGAVEINNLIVPEDQHKKLYYAKGNYFSYPAPQPKVNTLIYPAPEPGHGGLGTHLTMDLAGRIKFGPDVEWVDGPGDLGVNQARLGETIREVKRYLPGLDEGQLVPDYAGIRPKLGRASAVAHGKGFVDFYIEREKGWEGWVNLLGIESPGLTSCLAIGERVEKLLYGR; encoded by the coding sequence ATGCCTGTGCGCAACGCCCCTTTGCGCCCCCTTATCAAAGCCTTATCGCTATCTTCAGCTTCACCAACACTgttgacatcaccaccaacgacgTCATATGCTTTCAGGAGGCTATTTTCCAACACAGCCCGGCGCAATGCAGATTTTACCCACGCCGTAATTGGCGGCGGTGTAGTTGGTTTAGCGATTGCGCAATCTTTGGCCAGGAAACAtccttcctcatcaacgctcctcctcgagcgcCACGATGCCATCGGAACAGAAACCTCGTCCCGCAACAGCGAGGTGATCCACGCAGGCATATACTACGGTGCTGACTCCCTCAAAACTTCCCTCTGCCTCAGAGGCAAGGAACTGCTCTACTCCCTCTGTGCGAAGCATGACatcccccaccgccgcaCGGGGAAATGGATCGTAGCCCAAAACGACCTCCAACTCGCGGCCCTCGAGCAAATCCACAACTTTTGCCAGAATGAACTCCACGTCCCTATTGAGTGGGTCTCTTTAGAAACCGCCAGAAAAAGGGAACCAGCCGTCAGGGCAGAGAAAGCCATTTTGGAGTCGCCGACAACGGGAATCATCGACTCCCACGCGCTGATGCTCACCCTGTTGGGACTGTTTGAAGAAGCGGGCGGTACTCTCGCGTTATCCTCCGATGTGAAAGGTATTACCCCGCTAGGGAACAAGGGCTCCTCAGGCTGGGAACTCGTCGTCTCTGATCCCAGCGGTGAAACCTCCGCCATTACAACGGAAACTCTCATCAACGCTGCTGGATTGGGCGCGGTTGAGATCAACAATCTCATCGTTCCGGAGGATCAACACAAGAAACTGTACTATGCGAAGGGGAATTACTTTTCTTACCCTGCCCCCCAGCCCAAGGTTAACACGTTGATCTACCCCGCCCCTGAGCCTGGCCATGGAGGGCTGGGGACGCATCTGACCATGGATCTTGCGGGCAGGATTAAATTTGGGCCGGATGTGGAGTGGGTTGATGGTCCGGGTGATTTGGGGGTTAATCAGGCTAGGCTGGGGGAGACGATCAGGGAGGTCAAGAGGTATTTGCCTGGTCTGGACGAGGGGCAGCTCGTGCCGGATTACGCGGGGATTAGGCCGAagctggggagggcgagCGCCGTCGCGCATGGGAAGGGGTTTGTGGATTTTTATattgagagggagaaggggtgggaagggtgggTGAATTTGTTGGGGATTGAGAGCCCGGGTTTGACGAGCTGTTTGGCtattggggagagggtggagaagTTGCTGTATGGGAGGTGA
- a CDS encoding hypothetical protein (EggNog:ENOG503NU96) has product MASAIPEPTNKSINGDGAVSPSPGGRHPSISLQATATLNAQLQRESPSRRSSGSPLSPSRASPINGRRLSQVITNLQLADPSVPAPGEMLSDSQTNRPGSFRAMSPHRLSVTGSPRLIATGEPRHNRAPSLGEIHQELETEQEFQVNRLLGEIRRLQEQVDSYRRQQSGSAAGSEDPAERTTTPIPTSIPQVPAGASSGSLPRSPVFAHPRSSFDVARADLRRRSRTPSRGASPRLRSTSISGDSGEQWHLGCRDESAFYQAETQMLIRENQMLKHRIKELERQLTDSTGSNASITHEPSHPSHLTHSTSVSEEESSKPV; this is encoded by the exons ATGGCATCCGCCATTCCGGAACCAACCAACAAGTCCATCAACGGAGACGGCGCTGTCTCGCCCTCTCCGGGAGGGAGgcacccctccatctcacTCCAAGCTACTGCGACCCTGAACGCCCAGCTGCAGCGGGAGTCACCCTCCAGAC GCTCATCTGGTAGCCCTTTGTCTCCCAGCCGAGCTTCCCCCATCAACGGCCGTCGTCTCTCTCAAGTCATTACCAACTTGCAACTCGCAGACCCATCAGTGCCAGCACCAGGAGAAATGCTTTCCGACTCGCAAACCAACAGGCCAGGGAGTTTCCGAGCCATGAGCCCCCACCGACTGTCCGTCACCGGATCCCCTCGATTGATCGCCACTGGAGAGCCCCGTCACAACCGAGCACCATCTCTTGGGGAAATACACCAGGAGTTGGAGACTGAGCAGGAGTTCCAAGTCAATAGGCTCCTTGGCGAAATTCGCCGCCTCCAGGAACAGGTCGATAGCTACAGGCGCCAGCAGTCTGGCTCTGCCGCCGGCAGCGAAGATCCTGCCGAGCGAACCACGACCCCGATTCCCACTTCGATCCCGCAGGTCCCAGCCGGAGCTAGCTCCGGATCCCTGCCGCGGTCCCCAGTCTTTGCTCATCCGCGCAGTTCGTTCGACGTAGCTCGCGCCGATCTACGTCGCCGGTCTAGAACCCCCAGTAGAGGAGCGTCGCCTAGGTTGCGGTCGACCTCGATCAGTGGGGACAGCGGCGAACAGTGGCATCTAGGCTGCCGTGACGAGAGTGCTTTCTACCAAGCCGAGACTCAAATGTTGATTCGTGAGAATCAGATGTTGAAGCACCGTATCAAGGAGCTTG AGCGTCAGTTGACCGATTCGACCGGAAGCAATGCATCCATCACCCACGAGCCGTCTCATCCTTCACATCTCACCCACTCAACATCTGTTTCTGAAGAGGAATCGTCCAAGCCAGTCTAG